The nucleotide sequence ATCGATGAGCTGACCACCGCCACGGCCAACCGCGTGCGCGGCGTGGGTCGTTTGCGCGAGGTGCGCGGCACGTGGGGCGCCGAGAGTTTCGGCCTGCCGACCGCGTCCTTCGATGATTTGCGGGGAGGGGAGGTGGCCGCGAATCTAGCCACGGTTGAGGCCATCCTGGCGGGGCACGGCCCCGCGGGTCTCGTTGACACGATCCTGTTCAACGCCGCGACGGCGCTGTATGTCGCGGGCCGCACCACCGGCATCGCCGAGGGGATCGGGCCGGTGCGCGAGCTCCTGCTCGGCGGAGCCGTGCGGGCCAAGATTGCCGCCACCCGCGAGTTTTACCTTTCATGAAGCGACTCTATTTCGGCACCGATGGCGTGCGTGGTCCCTATGGCAGCGCGCAGATGAACGAGGAGCTGGCCTGGCGCCTGGGCGCGGCGGCGGCGGCCTGGTTGCGCGAGAACGGGGTTGGTCCCGGGGCGACTGTGCTCATCGGCCGCGACACGCGCCAGTCCGGCGCCGCGCTGGAGCAGGCGCTGGCGGACGGCCTGGCGCAGGGCGGGCTGGGGCCGCGGTCGCTGGCGATTTTGCCGACACCGGCGGTCTCGCTCGCCGTGCGCCGGCAGCGGGCGGCGCTGGGGGTCGTGATCACGGCGTCCCATAATCCGGCCACGGACAACGGCATCAAATTTTTCGGCCCGCAGGGGCTCAAGCTCACCGACGAGCAGGAGGCGCGGATCGAGGCCTTGATGCCGGCGCAGCGCACGGGGGCGCCGGCGGGGCCGCTCGGCGCGGTGGATGGGATCACGGATTACCTGCGGGTTATCACCGAGTCCTTCCCCTGCCGGCTGACGGGTTGGCGGATCGTATTGGACACGGCGCACGGGGCCACCGTCGAGACGAGCGGCCGGGTGCTGCGGGCGGCGGGAGCCGAGGTGATCGCGCTCGGCGCGGCGCCGGACGGTCGCAACATCAACGCGGGCGTCGGCAGTGAACATCCCGAGGCGCTGGGCGCCGCAGTGCGGGCGCACGGGGCCCGGCTGGGGATCGCGCATGACGGCGACGGGGACCGGTGCGTGCTGTGCGACGAGTTGGGCGCCGTGCTCGATGGCGACGAGATTCTCACGATTCTGGCGCTCCATGCCTTGGCGCAGGGACGCCTCGCGCAGCGCCTGCTCGTTACGACGCAGCAAAGCAACCTGGGGGTCGAGGCCGCGCTCGAGGCGGCCGGCGGCCGGGTGGTGCGCACCCCGATCGGGGACCGTTATGTGACCGAGCGCATGCGGGCGGAAGGCGCCTCGCTTGGCGGCGAATCCTCCGGGCACATCATCTGTGCGGAGGTCACGCCCACGGGGGACGGCCTCGTGGCGGCGCTGAAGGTGATCGAGGTGATGGTGGCGACGGGCCGGCCGCTCTCGGAGCTGCGCCGGGCACTGGTTAAGTTTCCCCAGCGGTCGCTGGCCTTACGTGTGCGTGAGAAGCGGCCGTTGGAAACCCTGCCCGGATTGACCGGAGCCGTGCGGGCCCTGGAGGCCGAGCTGGGTGCGCGCGGACGCGTGTTGGTGCGCTATTCCGGGACCGAGTCCAAGTTGCGGCTGCTGATCGAGGGGCCTACCGACGCCGTGGTGGCGGCCGGGCTGGAGCGGTTGCAGGTCGCGGCCCGGGCGGAGTTGGAAGTGCTCTGACGCCGGCCGCCCCGCGCCGGGGATTAGCCGAGGCGCTCAGCCGCCGGGGGCGAAGGCGGGCAGGTCCACATCGAGAAAGCGGCAGGCCGCCTCCCAGGTGGACACCACCTCGATATTGAACGGACCCAGCCAAGCCGCCTTGAACATCAGGCCGAGCGCGGTCGGTTTGGGCTCGGAAAAGACCACGACCCACTGGCCGGCGCTGGCGCTCCGCTTCTGCAAAAAATCGATCAGGGACTGCAATTCCCCGAGCCCGGCCCGGGTCGTGACACCGTCGAGGTTCACGATGCCGTTGAAGAAGGGATCGAAATCAGGATCGGCCCACAGTTGCACGACCCCGCGCGTGACGTCGCTCAGGGAGACCGAGCCGCTGAACCGCAACAGGCAGAGCCGTTGGGCTGTCAGGATGCGGTAGGTGAATTTCGGGGCGAGGGTCGCAGGCATGGGTCGCGCAGGGGATCATCGGACGCCACGCGGGGGGCGCACAATCAAATACCCACCGGGAAGGTGTCCCGACCGGGCCGCGGCGCCGCAGCACTCAGCTGCCCAGGACGATCTTGAGGATGCGGCCGAGATCGCCCACCCGGTAGGGTTTGGTGAGGTAGCCGAGGAACCCCATGTCGCGGTACTGGCGGGCCATGTCGTCGTTGTCGTAGCCGCTGGCGATGATGGCCCGCACCTCCGGGTGCATCTCGCGCAGGAGCTTGAAGGTCTGTTCGCCGCCCATGCCGCCGATGATGGTGAGGTCCATGATGACGGCATCGTAGGGCCGGCCGATGTTCAGGTAGCGCTTGTAGAGCTGGACGGCCTCCGCGCCGTGGCTGGCCAGGTCGCACTTGTATTCGAGGCTTTCGAGCATGCCGCGGGTGAGTTCGCTGATCTGGGGATCATCATCCATGAACAGGATCCGGCCGGTGCGGGTGGCGACATTGAAGGCGGGGGCGCGGCGGGCGACGACTTCCTCGGGGGCATCCGCCACGGGCAGAAAGACGCTGAAGGCGGTGCCGACGCCGAGTTCGGAATCGACGCCCATCTGGCCGCCGTGGCGCTTCACGATGGACAGCACGGTGGCGAGCCCGAGGCCGGTGCCGGACTTCTTGGTGGTGAAGAAGGGATCGAAAATCCGCTCGAGGTGCTCGGGCTTGATGCCGCTGCCGTTGTCGCGGACCTCGACCTTGACATAGACGCCGGGCGCGAGGGCGGGGACCTCGGCCTCCGCGAGCGCGACATTGGCCGCGGTGACCCAGATCTGGCCCTGGCCGGTGGGCATGGCCTGGATGGCGTTGATGACGAGGTTTTGGAAAACTTGCAGGATCTGGGCGCGGTCGACGCAGATCGTGCCGGTGCCCGGGGCCACCGCGAGCTCGACCTTCACGGTGGAGCCGGCGGCGGCCAGGCGCAGGCTGTCGGCGA is from Lacunisphaera limnophila and encodes:
- the glmM gene encoding phosphoglucosamine mutase, which translates into the protein MKRLYFGTDGVRGPYGSAQMNEELAWRLGAAAAAWLRENGVGPGATVLIGRDTRQSGAALEQALADGLAQGGLGPRSLAILPTPAVSLAVRRQRAALGVVITASHNPATDNGIKFFGPQGLKLTDEQEARIEALMPAQRTGAPAGPLGAVDGITDYLRVITESFPCRLTGWRIVLDTAHGATVETSGRVLRAAGAEVIALGAAPDGRNINAGVGSEHPEALGAAVRAHGARLGIAHDGDGDRCVLCDELGAVLDGDEILTILALHALAQGRLAQRLLVTTQQSNLGVEAALEAAGGRVVRTPIGDRYVTERMRAEGASLGGESSGHIICAEVTPTGDGLVAALKVIEVMVATGRPLSELRRALVKFPQRSLALRVREKRPLETLPGLTGAVRALEAELGARGRVLVRYSGTESKLRLLIEGPTDAVVAAGLERLQVAARAELEVL